Part of the Pseudomonas sp. P8_241 genome is shown below.
GGCGTAACCGTATTTTTCCTGGCAGTGAAAGGCCTGGACCGAGGCGCCCGGCGGGATCATTCCTGCAGGGTTTTGCGGAATCTTCACGCAGGTGCCGGTGCAGTCGTATTCCCAGCCGTGATAGCCGCAGGCGATGTTGCCGTCCTCGCTGACGAAGCCTTTCGAAAGCTTGGCGGTGCGGTGGCAGCAACGGTCGCGCATGGCCACCGGGGTGCCGTCGGGGCGCTTCCACAGCACCAGGGCTTCACCCAGCAGCGTGAAGGGTTGCGGGCCGGCATCCAGCGCGGTCATGGGCAGCAGGGCGTACCAGAAGCGGCGCAATACAGGTTGTTTGGTAACCAACATAACAAGTGTCCTCACGGTGTTCGTTCAGCCGGCTCTTGGGCCCGGGCTTTGGGTTCTGCGTTGGGGCAATCGGCTTAGCGGCTGGCGGCCTGATCAAAGGTCGGCAGCACCTTCAGGTCCTGGACGAAGCGCGTGGTATAGGCCTTCTGCCAGGGCGCATCGGCACCGAGCAGGCCGGCCTCGACCATGAAATTGCGGGTGGCCTGCCAGCGCGCATCGCTCATCACGCCGATGCCCTGGGTGGCGGCATCGCCGCCGGTGACCAGGCGGTATTGCTTGAGGGTCGACAAGCCCCAGGCGAGCAGTTCATCGCTCATGTTCGGGTTGTCGGCCTTGATCAGGTGGTTGGCGCTCGGGTTGTCCAGGTAGCGCTTCCAGCCCTCCATCGAGGCGCGGACAAAACGCTGGACCCGGTCAGGGTGCTGATCGATCACGTCCTGGCGGGTGGCCAGGGTCGAGCCGTAGGGCGGGTAGCCGGCGTCGGCGAACAGGAAAAAGTTGGCTTTCTCCCCGGTCTTCATCGCCTGGAACAACTCGGAACTGGCATAGGCCTGCTGCGTGGTGTTGGCGTCCGCGAGGAAGGGTTGCAGGTTGAAGGTGTAAGGCCGGGCCTGGCTGTCCTTGAGTTGGTACTTGCCCTTGAGCCACGGCCACCAGGTTTGCTGGCCGGAGGTCGACACAAGCACTTGCTTGTTCTGCAAGGCGTCCAGGCCGCTGACGTCCGCATGGGTCAGCAAGCCTTGTGGGTCGCCCTGAAACGGCGCGGCCACGGCCACCACCGGCAGGCCTTGCTCCACGCTCTTGAGGATCTGCAAGTCGTAGTTGACGATGAAGTCGACCTGCCTGTTGACTAGCAACTGCATGCCATTGACCTGCGGCCCACCCATGCGAATGGTCACGTCCAGGCCTTCTTTCTCGTACAAACCATCGGCCAGGGCCTGGTAGAAACCACCCTGTTCGGCCTGGGCATACCAGGAGGTGAGTAGCACCACCTTGTCATTGGCCAGGGCCAGCGGAGACGTTGTCAGGGCAGCGGGCACGAGGGCCATGGCCAGCAACGAGCGAAGCGGTTGACCCAAGGCAAAGCGAATTTTCATGATGTGTTCTCCACAACGATTCGAAAACCGCCGCGCGCCAATCGGCACGCCAGCGAGGGACCGATTGGAGAGAACGTGGGAGGAGAGGGGGCGCCAAGGAGTAGACACGCGGCTAACACTTCTCTCTTGCCCGGGGCGTTGGCGCCGCGTTCAAGCATCCAATCGGACGTACGCCCATAGGGAAGGGCGCAAGAGCAATGCCCGGTGCCATGGCTGGCACTGACCGCTTCTACTCGGGAGGAGTCATAGCCAGAAGTGTGCCAAGTCGTTGCTGTCGCGTAGTCAGGGGATTCAGCGTGTCAGGCGCAGGGGTAGCGGTGGGGGAGGACGATGCGTGACGGTGCGAATTTTTGGGGGCGGGCCTCAAGTTGGTGCGCATCGCAGTCGCGGATCGGGTGTTCAGTTTCAGGTGTGGATTGTGCTGAATAGGGTCTTTGGATTGTATTCGATCAGTTGGCACAACCCGTGCTAAGTTCCGGTTCGAGTAGAAGCGGTCAGCACTGAGCGGCTCCAACAGGACCCAGGGTGCAGGGCATTGCTCTGGCGGCATTACGCCGCGTACCCGGCAAGGGGCGCCCCTCACACGTTGAGGGCCAGAACAGTGGCTAACCCGCAGCTCGGGCATGCCTTGCCGGTGATATACGCCAATCACCTGACAAGGGCAGTCCATGAAAACATCTCCATTACGTGCAGCTTCTCTTTTGCGCCGCAGCCTGCTGCCGCTGTTCGCCCTGGCCAGCGCCAGCGTCGAAGCCGGCCCGCTGTTGTGGAACGACAACAGCCTGAGCTACCTCTACGGCCAGCACTTCAAAGTCGACGGCACCGGCGACGACACTCAGCAAACAGTGACCTTCGAACACGCCAGTGGCTGGACCTGGGGCGACGTCTTCATGTTCGTCGACAACAAATGGTCCAACGGCCTCTCGGGTAACGACGGCCATTCCTACTACGGCGAATTCTCCCCGCGCCTGTCCCTGGGCAAAATCAGCGACCGCTCCCTGAGCTACGGCATCGTCAAGGACGTGCTCATCGCCGCCACCTACGAACGCGGCAAAGACCGCAACCGCAAATATCTGCTCGGCCCCGCTGTCGACCTTACCCTGCCAGGCTTCGATCGCTTCTCCCTGAACACCTACTACCGCAAACCCGACGGCGTCACCGGCAAAGCCTCCGGCCAATGGCAGATCAACCCCACCTGGTCCATGACCCTCCCACTGGGTCGCTCCGACATCCTCTTCGACGGCTACCTGGAGTGGTACGTCAACGACGTCGGCACCAAAGGCACCTCCGACTACGTAGCCAAGAGCTTGCACTTCAACCCGCAGATCAAATACGACGTGGGCAAGGCGCTGGGGCAACGGCAGAAGCAGTTTTATGCGGGGATCGAGTGGGATTATTGGTCGAATAAATACGGGATTGAAGACACTTCAGGATTTGAAACAGACCAGAACGCGCTGAGTCTCTTGCTGAAAGTGCATTTCTGACGGGAAAGCGTGGCGGGTAGGGCGTTTGACCGGGGCGCGTGGTGCCCCGGTTTTACCCTGTCACAATTTCCGTCGCTGTTTTCTGAAGGGCTTGTGGGAGCCCCAAAACCTAGAGGCCAATCCCAAATCTCAGCCACCCCACAAAAAAACTGTGGGAGCCAGCCTGCTGGCGATAGCCCCCGCCCAGCCAACATCAATGCTGAAGCAAGCCACTACCCCTCAACCTCCGCCACCACCCGCATGTGTCTCACCACAGCCAGTGTTCTGTATGAAGTCGACGTTGACACCATAGTTGGGAAGCCAACCAGCTAGCATAGGTTTGAGGCATACCCAAGTCCGGTCAGTGCAGTCATCGGCAACCAAACGCCGCGAAAGGAGCAAAGCCTATGTACTCTTCAACGTTCATCTTTGCCAAAAAGCAGTTTGATGAAGCCTTCCACCGACTCGATCAGGAAATCGCTGCAATCGCAAAATCGATCCCTGGTTACCTTGGCGAAGAGGTTTGGGAGAATCCACAGACTGGTCTCTTCTCCAATGTTTACTACTGGAGCTCTCTCGAAGCACTTCAGATATTGGTTGAGCATCCCCGTCACCTTGAGGCAAAGGCTGCTCAGGAAAATTGGCTGGCCGGTTATCAAGTCATCATCTCGGAGGTCATCAAAACCTATGGTGACTCCAAGCTTGGCGAGAAATGGCCAATCGCAACAGCTACTTGACCATTCCTTCGAGCGGCCGCAATGGGGCTGATAGCGACCACAGATCTTGGCCAACCGTGTTGTCGGGGACGAAGTAGCACTTCCCGTAGAGATCCGCAGGTCAGAGAAACAGGTTCTTACACCGTTATTACGGACTCCGGCCGCCTTGGCCGACCTGCTAGCTGAGTGAGACCTTGCTCCATTGCCCATCAGCGCATGACGAACCGAGTCAAAAAACATGACAGAAGAACTTATGCCAAGTCCGCCATCTCGTTCTAGCCGATGCGCCGTGCCCCGTTTTGGACTCAGCAAGAAGATCGGGATTGTGTTCCTGGCACTGCTGCTGCTCGGGCTTGGCAATATCTTGGTCGTGCGCGCCATGTTCGCGGAATTCACCGGTTTTGACGAAACGATGCGGGTTGCGGGCAAAATGCGTTACCTCGGTCACCGGATGGCGCTCAACACCAGCAGCTTTTTGAACGGATGGTCTCCCGGCAAGGAGGCTGCGATGTCAGACATCAAGAGCTATGAGGATGCGGTCAGTACGCTGATGCACCGAGGAAACACAAATAGCGATCAGATACGGCAAATGACACCGCCACAGCAGCTCAAATTAGAAAAGATCAGAATCGCCTGGCAGCGCTACCGCGAAGATATCGAGTCGGCGCTGCTGCGCGACGGTACATTCCGTCCGGATGCAAGGCAGATAGGCGCTCTTGCCGAGAGTTCACAAAGTTTGCTCGACGATGTCGAGCAGTTGATGGTCTCACTGATAAAGGAGATGCACCGCGAACAGGAAAGCGAGCTAACTACCGCTTATCTGTTGTTGGTGGTAGACATACTGTTCCTGTGCGGGACGTGGTTGATTGTTCGGCGAGGCTTCGTTCGTCCGGTGCTGAGGCTCGCGCAGGGCAGTCGCGAACTGGCAAACGGCAACTTTCAAGTCCATATCGAGCACTGGCCCAATGATGAGGTTGGGCAGTTGGCGGATGCGTTTAATGACTCCGCACAGCGGATAGGTACCTTGGTTGGCAACCTCGAGCAGGAACACCTGAACCTGATGCGTGCGGAGTCGATGTTTCGCGGCGTGGCGGAAACTTCAGCAGTCGGCATCTACATAATCCAGGATCAAAAATTAGTGTTTGCGAATACGCGAATCGCAGAGATGTTCGGCGTTGAGCAACATACGCTCCTTGAATCGCTGAGCGTGTTCGACCTGGTGGCGGAAGGTGATCACGATCTGCTCGATGCCAATGTGCAAAAACGATTGCACCCAGATGGCAGGATCGAGGGCCTGGCCAGCGAATACCAAGCCCGCAGGAAAGATGGATCGCTGTTCGATCTGGCGGTGTACGGATCGGGGATGTCTCTTAACGGGCAACCCGCACTGATTGGCATCGCCATGGATATCACGGTGCGTAAGGCGGCAGAGGAAGTCATCCGCAAACTGGCTTTCTACGACCGAATGACCGGTTTGCCAAACCGCCGAATGATGGAAGATCGGCTGGGACAACTGATCGCCCTCGGCAAACGGGAAGAACGTAAGCTGGCATTACTGTTTATTGACCTGGACAAGTTCAAGGCGGTCAATGACCAACACGGGCATGAGGCCGGAGATTGGTTATTGGCCCAGGTCGCATCCCGTATGGGGTCTGTACTGCGCGAGTCTGATACCGCCTCGCGAATAGGCGGTGATGAATTCGTCATCCTCCTGCCGGATGCCCGGAATGCAGAAGATGCCGTTGTGGTCGCGGAGAAAATTCGCTTGGTACTTGAACAACCTTTTGTCATGGATAACGGTGTAACACTCTCCATTTCATCAAGTATTGGCGTGGTGATGTACCCCGACCAGGCGGACAATGTGCGCGATTTGCTGCGCTTTGGCGACGAAGCCATGTACCGCGCCAAGAAGGGCGGCAGGAATGCCGTCGAGGTATTTACCCTGTTGCCGCTGACCGTAAACTAACCCAGTTCACCGTGTTGCTGCGCGATCGGCAGGAGTTTCTTGTGGATTGCTATTCCAAACGCAAGGAAAGCGCTGAGCAACGGCATCAATGTCTAGGCTTCAATCAGATTGGCACATTCCCCGAGGTTGGCTACAAGCTCGGCAAGTGGCATGACGTTGGTTATTGGTTATTGGTTATTGGTTATTGGTTATTGGCGATTTGAGTTGTCAGGAGCCTCGAATTTCCCCAAGCGAAACTTGCTGATTTTCAGAGCTCGCCCAATGACTTTCGCGGTGATTTTCGCAATACGCATTAGGTTGAGAGCGGTCATTCGACGAATGTCTGGTTCTGGCCGATAGCTGTCGTGGGAAAAGGGGTGGTGGGAAAAGATTAATTATTGGAAAAGGCGTGAGGGCCAGTGTCAGTCCGCTATCGGACGTTCCCGCTTTATTAGGCCATCTAGCTTCATTCATTGAATGTCTTTCAGATAGTCCTTAAGCGCAACGAGCGGCGCATCAAGCTCCTCCATCGCCCGAGTCCCAGCAAATTCCCCCGCCAACCTCCCCAACTCCCGCCCCAACGGCTTATCCACACCCCCAACAGCCTCCAACGCCAACCCCACACACTCATCCACCTTCACCTGAATCCCCTCTACATCCCCCCGCCGCACCAGCAACTCAAACACATCCCGCTGGTAATCACTCATGATCAGATCATCCCGCAAAATCGGGCTTGAACCTTCCGACTCATAAGCCAGTTTGAGGGAGAAGAGGGCGACGGTTTCCAGGTGCAATTCCATGGGGGGAATCCTTGTGAAATGTTCCGGCGGTGCGGGTGGTGTTTAAGGACAAGGGCAAAAGCATCGCCAGCAGGCTGGCTCCCACAGGGTGTGTGGGGTGTCAGGGGCTTTATCGCAGGCGAAAAAAAAGGCCTTGCTAAGCAAGACCTTTCTTAATTTTGGTGCCCCGAGGGAGACTCGAACTCCCACTCCTTTCGAAAACGGATTTTGAATCCGCCGCGTCTACCAATTCCGCCATCAGGGCAATGGCCGCGGAGTATAGAGATGAGATAACCGTCGGTCAATCAGGTACATGGAGAATTTTTGATATTTCCGCTAGACTTCCCGGCCCTGCTAGACGAACCCCATCATGCGCGTTGCTGACTTTACTTTCGAGCTCCCTGATTCGCTGATCGCTCGCCACCCTTTGGCTGAGCGTCGCAATAGTCGCCTGTTGACCCTTGATGGGGTCAGCGGCGCCCTGGCACACCGTCAATTCACTGATTTGCTGGAGCATTTGCGCCCTGGCGATTTGATGGTGTTCAACAATACCCGGGTGATTCCGGCGCGGCTGTTTGGCCAGAAGGCTTCCGGCGGCAAGCTGGAAATCCTGGTGGAGCGGGTGCTCGACAGTCATCGCGTGCTGGCCCATGTGCGGTCCAGCAAGTCGCCCAAGCCGGGGTCGAAGATCCTCATCGACGGCGGTGGCGAGGCCGAGATGCTGGCGCGGCACGATGCGTTGTTCGAGCTGGGGTTTGCTGAAGAGGTGTTGCCGCTGCTCGACCGCGTCGGGCACATGCCGCTGCCTCCTTATATAGACCGCCCGGATGAAGGCGCCGACCGCGAGCGTTACCAGACCGTCTACGCCCAGCGTTTGGGCGCGGTGGCGGCGCCGACGGCGGGGCTGCATTTCGATCAGGTGCTGATGGAGGCGATTGCCGCCAAGGGCGTCGAGACTGCGTTCGTGACCTTGCACGTCGGCGCTGGCACGTTCCAGCCGGTGCGCGTGGAGAAGCTCGAAGACCACCACATGCACAGCGAATGGCTGGAAGTCGGCCAGGACGTGGTCGACGCCGTGGCTGCCTGCCGCGCTCGCGGTGGTCGTGTGGTGGCTGTGGGAACCACCAGCGTGCGTTCCCTGGAAAGCGCCGCCCGCGATGGCGTGCTCAAGCCGTTCAGTGGCGACACCGACATTTTCATTTTCCCGGGCCGGCCGTTTCATGTGGTCGATGCCCTGGTCACCAACTTCCATTTGCCCGAATCCACGCTGTTGATGCTGGTTTCGGCGTTCGCCGGTTATCCCGAAACCATGGCCGCCTACAAGGCTGCCGTGGACAACGGTTACCGCTTTTTCAGCTACGGTGATGCGATGTTCATCACACGTAATCCTGCGCCGACTGCCCCTAAAGAATCGGGCCCAGAGGAAACAGTATGAGTCGCACCTGTCGTATGTCTTTCGAGCTGCTGGCCACTGATGGCAAGGCTCGTCGCGGTCGTTTGACCTTCCCGCGCGGTACCGTCGAGACCCCGGCTTTCATGCCGGTGGGCACCTACGGCACGGTCAAGGGCATGCTGCCACGGGATATCGAGGCGACTGGCGCTGAAATCATTCTGGGCAACACCTTCCACCTGTGGCTTCGCCCGGGCACGGAAGTGATCAAGAAGCACGGCGACCTGCACGATTTCATGCAGTGGAAAGGCCCGATCCTGACCGACTCCGGCGGTTTTCAGGTGTTCAGCCTGGGCGCCATGCGCAAGATCAAGGAGGAGGGCGTGACCTTCGCTTCCCCCGTCGACGGTGCCAAGGTGTTCATGGGGCCGGAAGAGTCGATGCAGGTCCAGCGTGACCTGGGCTCCGACATCGTGATGATTTTCGACGAATGCACGCCGTACCCGGCTGACGAAGACGTCGCCCGTATTTCCATGGAATTGTCCCTGCGTTGGGCCAAGCGTTCGAAAGAAGCCCATGGCGAGAACACGGCGGCGCTGTTCGGCATCGTGCAGGGCGGCATGCACCAGGACCTGCGCATGCGCTCCCTGGAAGGTCTCGACAAGATCGGCTTCGACGGCCTGGCCATCGGTGGTCTGTCGGTAGGCGAGCCCAAGCACGAGATGATCAAGGTGCTGGATTATCTGCCGGGCATGATGCCGGCTGACAAACCTCGTTACCTTATGGGCGTTGGCAAACCGGAAGACTTGGTTGAGGGTGTGCGCCGCGGTGTGGACATGTTCGATTGCGTGATGCCAACCCGTAATGCCCGCAATGGGCATCTGTTCATCGATACCGGCGTGCTGAAGATCCGAAACGCGTTCCATCGCCATGATGATTCGCCGCTCGATCCGACCTGCGATTGCTATACCTGCCAGAACTTCTCCCGCGCTTATCTGCATCACCTGGACAAGTGCGGCGAAATGCTGGGGAGCATGCTCAATACCATCCATAACTTGCGTCATTATCAAGTGCTTATGGCTGGTTTGCGCGAGGCTATTCAACAGGGTACATTGGCCGCCTTTGTCGATGCCTTCTACGCCAAACGCGGGTTACCTGTTCCGCCTTTGGACTGAGTTTTCTGACCCCAAGATTCAACATTTGCAACTGGAGTGCTAAATGAGCTTTTTTATCTCTAACGCCATGGCTGACGCCGCTGCACCTGCTGCTGCCGGCCCAATGGGCGGCGGTTTCGAGTGGATTTTCCTGGTCGGCTTCCTGGTCATCTTCTACCTGATGATCTGGCGTCCACAGGCCAAGCGCGCCAAAGAGCAGAAGAACCTGCTGAGCAGCCTGCAAAAAGGCGACGAAGTTGTGACCACCGGCGGCATCGCTGGCAAGATCACTAAAGTTGCAGACGATTTCGTTGTTCTGGAAGTTTCCGACACCGTCGAAATGAAATTCCAGAAAGGCGCCATCGCTGCCACGCTGCCAAAAGGCACGCTCAAAGCGATCTAAGTTTCAACTTCATATTCAATCGACGGGGCGCGCAAGGCGCCCCGCGTCATAAACGGGCGGCGTGATGCTGAACAAATATCCTCTGTGGAAATACATTCTGATCCTGGCGGTGCTGGCGGTCGGTCTGATTTATTCCGCTCCCAATCTTTACCCTGATGACCCGGCCATTCAGGTCAGCGGTGCAAGCACTGCGCTGCAAGTCAATCAGGCTGATCTGGATCGCGTGAGCGCTGCGCTCAAGGAATCCGGGATCAACGTCAAGGCGGCCACGCTGGCTGCGGGCGGCAAGGGCGGGCTGATTCGCCTGACCAAGGCTGAAGACCAGCTGCCGGCCAAAGACGTCGTGCGCAAGGCATTGGGTGATGACTACGTCGTCGCGCTGAACCTGGCACAAACCACCCCGCAGTGGCTGCGCAGCCTTGGCGCGCACCCGATGAAGCTGGGCCTGGACTTGTCCGGTGGTGTGCACTTCCTGCTGGAAGTGGACATGGACAAAGCCCTCGACGCCCGCCTGAAAGTCTACGAAGGCGACGTCAAGAGCCTGTTGCGCAAAGAAAAACTGCGTTATCGCAGCCTGCCGCAACTCGATGGTGCCATTCAGCTGGGCTTCACTGATGAAGCAGCCCGCGAACAGGCCCGTACCCTGATCCGCAAGAGCTTCAACGATTTCGACATTGTTCCGGCTGACCTCAATGGCCAACCGGTGCTGCGTCTGGCGATGACCCCGGCCAAGCTGGCGGAAATCCGCGAATATTCAATCAAGCAGAACTTGACCACGGTACGTAACCGCGTCAACGAGCTGGGTGTTGCCGAGCCGATCGTTCAGCGTCAGGGCGCCAACCGCATCGTGGTTGAGCTGCCGGGTGTGCAGGACACCGCAGAAGCCAAGCGTATCCTCGGCAAGACGGCCAACCTGGAGTTCCGTCTGGCTGCTGAGCCGGGTGCTTCCAAGGCCACTTCCGAATCCTTCGAGTTCCGTGAGGGCAAGCGTCCTCCTGCATTGATCGAGCGCGGCCTGATCATCACCGGTGACCAGGTGACTGACGCCAAGGCTGGCTTCGGCGAGCACGGCACGCCGGAAGTGAACATCCGTCTGGATGGTCACGGCGGCGAGCTGATGAACCGTGCGACCCGTTCCAACGTCGGTCGCAGCATGGCGGTGATCTTCATCGAGCAGCGTCCGGTCACCACTTACACCAAGCAAGTGGTCAACGGCGTCGAGAAAGACGTGGCGGTGCAGACCTTCAAGGAAGAGAAGAAGATCATCAGCCTGGCGACCATTCAGTCGCCGCTGGGTGCTCAGTTCCGCATCACCGGCCTGAACGGCCAGGGCGAATCGTCCGAACTGGCGCTGCTGCTGCGTGCCGGTGGTCTGGCCGCACCGATGTACTTCGCTGAAGAGCGCACCATTGGTCCAAGCCTGGGTGCCGACAACATCACCAAGGGTATCGATGCTTCGCTTTGGGGCATGCTGTTTGTCTCGCTCTTCATCATCGCCATCTACCGCTTCTTCGGCATCATCGCCACCGTCGCTCTGGCGGTGAACATGGTGCTGCTGCTGGCCCTGATGTCGCTGCTGGGTGCAACGCTGACCTTGCCGGGTATCGCCGGTATCGTATTGACCATGGGTATGGCGGTCGACGCCAACGTGCTGATCTTCTCGCGGATCCGTGAAGAGATCGCCGCCGGCATGACCGTGCAGCGTGCAATCAACGAAGGCTTCGGCCGGGCATTCACCGCGATTCTCGACGCCAACCTGACCACGCTGTTGGTCGGCGGGATTCTCTTTGCCATGGGCACCGGCCCCGTCAAAGGCTTCGCAGTGACCATGTCCCTCGGGATCTTTACCTCGATGTTCACGGCCATCATGGTGACCCGCGCGATGGTCAACCTGATCTTCGGCGGTCGTGACTTCAAGAAGTTGTGGATTTAAGGGGCTGCCATGTTACGTACAATCAACTTCATGGGCGTTCGCAACTTTGCGTTCGGCGTCACATTGTTCCTTACGGTGCTGGCCTTGTTCAGCGTCTTCACCAAGGGCATGAACTGGGGCCTGGACTTCACCGGCGGTACGCTCATCGAGCTGACCTACGAGCGTCCGGCCGACGTCACCCAGGTGCGTGAGCAGCTGGTGAAATCGGGTTATCACGAAGCCATCGTGCAGAACTTCGGTGCAACCACTGACCTGCTGGTGCGTATGCCAGGTGAAGACCCGCAACTGGGTCACCAGGTGGCCGAGGCCTTGCAGAAGGTCGGCGGCGAGAACCCTGCAACGGTCAAGCGTGTCGAGTTCGTCGGCCCGCAGGTGGGTGAAGAGCTGCGCGACCAGGGCGGCCTCGGCATGCTGATGGCGCTGGGCGGCATCCTGATCTACCTGGCGTTCCGCTTTCAGTGGAAGTTTGCGGTCGGTGCGATCGTGTCCCTGATCCACGATGTGATCGTGACCATCGGTATCCTGTCGTTCTTCCAGATCACCTTCGATCTGACGGTGCTGGCGGCGGTACTGGCGATCATCGGTTACTCGCTCAACGACACCATTGTGGTATTCGACCGGGTTCGTGAGAACTTCCGGGTGCTGCGCAAGGCCAACCTGATCGAGAACATCAACATCTCGACCACGCAAACCCTGCTGCGGACCATGGCGACGTCGATCTCCACCTTGCTGGCGATTGCCGCTCTGCTGTTCTTCGGTGGTGACAACCTGTTCGGTTTCTCCATTGCCCTGTTCATCGGTGTTCTGGCGGGTACTTACTCGTCGATCTATATCGCGAACGTGGTGCTGATCTGGCTGAATCTGAGCACGGAAGACCTGATTCCTCCGGCCAATACCGAGAAGGAAGTTGACGACCGTCCTTGAAGGATTTTTCCTGAAGCGGTGTCATCCAAAAAGGCGCGAGTTGAACTCGCGCCTTTTTTTGTGCTCCAAGGCTGGGAGAAGCGCGGACACGTTCCGCATGTGATGGTCAGGAGGTTCATGTGAACAAGTCGATGCTGGTTGGTGCGGTACTGGGTGCTGTCGGTGTAACTGCCGGGGGTGCTGTGGCCACCTACAGCCTGGTTAAAAGCGGCCCGGAGTACGCACAAGTACTCGCCGTTGAGCCGGTCAAGACACAAATCAAGACTCCACGTGAAGTGTGCAAGGATGTAACTGTCACCCGGCAAGCGCCGGTGAAAGATCAACATCAGATCGCCGGTACGGTGGTCGGTGCGCTGGCAGGTGGTCTGCTGGGTAATCAGATTGGCGGCGGCAACGGCAAGAAAATCGCCACGGTTGCGGGCGCGGTCGGTGGTGGTTACGCCGGCAACAAGGTTCAGGAAGGCATGCAAGAGCGTGACACCTACACCACGACTCAGACCCGTTGTAATACGGTGAATGACATCAGTGACAAGGTAGTGGGTTACGACGTGCGGTATTCGCTGGATGGCAAGGAAGGCAAGGTGCGGATGGATCGTGATCCGGGGAACCAGATTCCTGTGGACAAGGAAGGCAAGTTGATCCTGTCTCAGAACGAGCCGGTTCAGTAAGTAGCTCAGCGTAAAAAGAAGCACCCTGCGGGGTGCTTTTTTGTGCCCAAAATTTATGGCTTACCACCAATCCCTGTAGGAGCCGGCTTGCCGGCGATGGCGGTGTAACAGTCGAGATAAATGCTGAATCTCAGATCGCTATCGCCAGCAAGCCGGCTCCTACAAGGGTAATTTTTTGTGCCCGCTATTTATGCAACAACACCCATCTCCGTAGGAGCCGGCTTGCTGGCGATAGCGTAGTAACAGTCAATAAATTCCAGGCATAAAAAAGCACCCCGAAGGGTGCTTTATTCTGTCGCGAAGCTTAGCGCTTCAGCGAGGCCGGCAGGTGCGGCTGGATGGCCGTC
Proteins encoded:
- the secD gene encoding protein translocase subunit SecD, with the protein product MLNKYPLWKYILILAVLAVGLIYSAPNLYPDDPAIQVSGASTALQVNQADLDRVSAALKESGINVKAATLAAGGKGGLIRLTKAEDQLPAKDVVRKALGDDYVVALNLAQTTPQWLRSLGAHPMKLGLDLSGGVHFLLEVDMDKALDARLKVYEGDVKSLLRKEKLRYRSLPQLDGAIQLGFTDEAAREQARTLIRKSFNDFDIVPADLNGQPVLRLAMTPAKLAEIREYSIKQNLTTVRNRVNELGVAEPIVQRQGANRIVVELPGVQDTAEAKRILGKTANLEFRLAAEPGASKATSESFEFREGKRPPALIERGLIITGDQVTDAKAGFGEHGTPEVNIRLDGHGGELMNRATRSNVGRSMAVIFIEQRPVTTYTKQVVNGVEKDVAVQTFKEEKKIISLATIQSPLGAQFRITGLNGQGESSELALLLRAGGLAAPMYFAEERTIGPSLGADNITKGIDASLWGMLFVSLFIIAIYRFFGIIATVALAVNMVLLLALMSLLGATLTLPGIAGIVLTMGMAVDANVLIFSRIREEIAAGMTVQRAINEGFGRAFTAILDANLTTLLVGGILFAMGTGPVKGFAVTMSLGIFTSMFTAIMVTRAMVNLIFGGRDFKKLWI
- the secF gene encoding protein translocase subunit SecF; the encoded protein is MLRTINFMGVRNFAFGVTLFLTVLALFSVFTKGMNWGLDFTGGTLIELTYERPADVTQVREQLVKSGYHEAIVQNFGATTDLLVRMPGEDPQLGHQVAEALQKVGGENPATVKRVEFVGPQVGEELRDQGGLGMLMALGGILIYLAFRFQWKFAVGAIVSLIHDVIVTIGILSFFQITFDLTVLAAVLAIIGYSLNDTIVVFDRVRENFRVLRKANLIENINISTTQTLLRTMATSISTLLAIAALLFFGGDNLFGFSIALFIGVLAGTYSSIYIANVVLIWLNLSTEDLIPPANTEKEVDDRP
- a CDS encoding glycine zipper 2TM domain-containing protein, whose translation is MNKSMLVGAVLGAVGVTAGGAVATYSLVKSGPEYAQVLAVEPVKTQIKTPREVCKDVTVTRQAPVKDQHQIAGTVVGALAGGLLGNQIGGGNGKKIATVAGAVGGGYAGNKVQEGMQERDTYTTTQTRCNTVNDISDKVVGYDVRYSLDGKEGKVRMDRDPGNQIPVDKEGKLILSQNEPVQ